One part of the Tunicatimonas pelagia genome encodes these proteins:
- the gatA gene encoding Asp-tRNA(Asn)/Glu-tRNA(Gln) amidotransferase subunit GatA produces the protein MKKEAEPPLPSRNLPSFTSFRDIRQLLQEKAISCQDVVQYYLANIREKQQLGAFLEVYEAEALAQAAEIDRKLALGTAGRLAGMVIGLKDVLCHQNHSLQGGSQILDSFKSQFTATAVQRLLGEDVIIIGRQNCDEFAMGSSTENSSFFTTRNAANPEHVPGGSSGGSAVAVQAHMCTASLGSDTGGSIRQPAAFCGLVGMKPTYSRISRYGLIAYASSFDVIGTLTHTVEDAALLTEIMAGPDEYDSTASQQPVPAYSTLLSAQSEPRKIAYLQNTLDHQGIHPDIKEKTEQALEQLRQQGHAVSPIDFPLLEYVLPTYYILTMAEASSNLSRFDGVRYGHRSAEGNTMEAMYKKTRTEAFGEEVQRRIMLGTFVLSASYYDAYYTKAQKVRRLLQNATCNLLEEYDFIVLPTTPTPAFKLGDKATPIEMYLADLFTVQASIAGVTAISVPVGDSYEGLPIGLQIIGGAFKESDLFNFAEHFLNRQATNQPK, from the coding sequence TTGAAGAAGGAAGCCGAACCACCACTACCAAGTCGTAACCTACCGTCATTCACCTCATTTCGCGATATTCGGCAACTGCTGCAAGAAAAAGCTATTTCTTGCCAGGATGTTGTACAATATTATCTCGCCAATATCCGAGAAAAACAGCAGCTCGGGGCTTTTCTGGAAGTGTACGAAGCCGAGGCTTTAGCCCAGGCTGCTGAGATAGACCGTAAGCTAGCGTTAGGCACTGCGGGGCGTTTGGCCGGTATGGTCATTGGCCTCAAAGATGTGCTCTGTCACCAGAACCACTCCTTACAAGGTGGCAGCCAAATTCTAGATAGCTTTAAATCGCAATTTACTGCTACCGCCGTACAGCGCTTGCTCGGTGAGGATGTCATCATTATTGGTCGGCAAAACTGCGATGAGTTTGCAATGGGCTCATCTACCGAAAACTCTTCGTTTTTTACTACCCGAAATGCAGCAAACCCCGAGCACGTGCCCGGTGGCTCATCGGGTGGTTCGGCCGTGGCAGTGCAAGCTCATATGTGTACTGCTTCGTTGGGTTCGGATACGGGCGGTTCTATCCGCCAACCAGCAGCTTTTTGTGGGCTAGTCGGAATGAAACCTACGTATTCCCGCATTTCGCGCTACGGATTAATTGCCTACGCCTCCTCTTTCGACGTTATCGGTACACTAACCCATACCGTAGAAGACGCGGCACTGCTTACCGAAATTATGGCTGGGCCGGATGAATACGACAGCACAGCCTCCCAACAGCCCGTTCCAGCCTACAGCACCCTACTCTCTGCCCAATCTGAGCCTCGTAAAATTGCTTATCTGCAAAATACACTAGACCATCAGGGAATACACCCCGATATTAAAGAGAAAACCGAGCAGGCATTAGAGCAGCTTCGTCAGCAAGGACACGCCGTGTCGCCGATTGATTTTCCGCTGCTAGAGTACGTCTTACCTACCTATTACATTCTGACGATGGCTGAGGCCAGCTCCAACCTCTCTCGCTTCGATGGAGTGCGCTACGGGCACCGCAGTGCCGAGGGTAATACAATGGAAGCTATGTATAAGAAAACCCGAACCGAGGCGTTTGGAGAGGAGGTTCAGCGACGAATTATGCTGGGAACTTTTGTGCTTAGCGCAAGTTACTACGATGCGTATTATACCAAAGCTCAGAAAGTACGCCGTCTGCTGCAAAATGCCACATGTAACTTATTAGAAGAATATGATTTTATTGTGTTGCCCACTACCCCAACTCCAGCCTTTAAACTAGGGGATAAAGCAACTCCTATTGAGATGTATCTGGCGGATTTGTTTACCGTACAGGCTTCTATTGCCGGAGTTACCGCTATTTCAGTTCCGGTAGGTGACAGCTACGAAGGTTTACCCATTGGGCTGCAAATTATTGGCGGGGCATTCAAAGAAAGTGATTTATTCAACTTTGCTGAACACTTTCTGAACAGACAGGCGACAAACCAACCTAAGTAA
- a CDS encoding murein hydrolase activator EnvC family protein — MKPYAFRFQFLTNTLVGSFLGFRSLLLGICLVFSVTVSWAQQSPVSREQLEKEKKENLQRIKEAQRILSETSSRRESSIGQLNAINEQIQARESLIQSISQELELLATQINELGGVIVALEEDLVNLKEEYAHMVYATSKTSNSYNRLTFLFSAETFNQLFRRIKYMQQYSQARKNQVNQIQKVRETLINQRETIESKRLEQQVLLDQQVIANQDLIALKTKQRALIRDLSQKEKQLRKEVAKRRNDVQRLERLIAKLIKEEIEESAKNKTENAVALNTSKEELSTSFASKKSKLLWPVNSGFISQRFGNNPHPVMKNILVPNDGVDIQTNQNAQVKAVFDGVVIAITPIPGPGNSKAIIMQHGEYFTVYSRLKDVNVRKGQAVRAEEPVGMVYTDSDGISALQFQIWHNQQKLNPEPWLQRR, encoded by the coding sequence ATGAAGCCCTACGCTTTCCGTTTTCAGTTCCTGACAAATACGCTCGTTGGTAGCTTTTTGGGCTTCCGCAGCTTACTGTTAGGTATCTGTTTAGTTTTTTCGGTGACGGTTAGTTGGGCGCAACAATCGCCAGTTTCTCGCGAGCAACTGGAAAAGGAGAAGAAAGAAAACCTACAGCGCATCAAAGAAGCGCAGCGCATTCTTTCCGAAACATCTTCGCGCCGCGAGAGCAGTATCGGACAACTCAACGCAATCAATGAGCAAATTCAAGCCCGAGAATCCCTTATCCAGTCTATCAGTCAGGAACTGGAGCTGTTAGCTACGCAGATTAACGAGCTGGGGGGGGTTATTGTAGCTTTAGAAGAAGATTTGGTGAATCTGAAGGAGGAATACGCCCATATGGTTTATGCCACCAGCAAAACCAGCAACAGCTACAATCGCCTTACGTTCCTGTTCTCGGCAGAAACTTTTAACCAGCTTTTCCGGCGGATTAAGTACATGCAGCAGTATTCTCAAGCCCGCAAAAATCAAGTTAATCAAATCCAGAAGGTACGAGAAACCTTGATTAATCAGCGAGAGACGATTGAAAGCAAACGACTAGAGCAACAAGTTCTGTTAGACCAGCAGGTAATTGCTAACCAGGATCTGATTGCCCTAAAAACCAAGCAACGGGCTCTAATCCGTGACCTGAGCCAAAAAGAAAAGCAGCTCCGAAAAGAAGTAGCCAAACGCCGCAACGATGTGCAACGGCTGGAACGGCTGATTGCCAAACTTATTAAAGAAGAAATAGAAGAAAGTGCCAAAAATAAAACCGAAAATGCGGTAGCGCTCAATACATCGAAGGAGGAGTTATCCACCTCATTTGCCAGCAAAAAATCTAAATTATTGTGGCCGGTTAACAGTGGTTTTATCTCCCAACGCTTTGGTAATAATCCGCACCCGGTGATGAAAAATATTTTAGTACCCAACGATGGCGTAGACATCCAAACCAACCAGAATGCCCAAGTAAAAGCCGTGTTCGACGGGGTGGTAATCGCTATCACTCCCATTCCTGGCCCGGGGAATAGCAAAGCCATTATTATGCAGCACGGCGAGTATTTTACGGTTTATTCTCGCCTGAAAGATGTGAACGTCCGCAAGGGGCAAGCAGTACGCGCCGAAGAACCCGTCGGCATGGTTTACACTGATTCTGACGGTATTTCGGCCCTACAATTTCAGATCTGGCACAATCAGCAAAAATTAAATCCTGAACCTTGGTTGCAGCGAAGGTAG
- a CDS encoding Sec-independent protein translocase subunit TatA/TatB, with amino-acid sequence MTNLAFIGGLGGWEILLIVLVLLIFFGAKRIPELAKGLGRGIREFKDATKEIKDEIEEGSRTTTTKS; translated from the coding sequence ATGACCAATCTTGCATTCATAGGCGGTCTAGGTGGCTGGGAGATTCTCTTGATAGTTTTAGTATTACTTATTTTCTTTGGAGCCAAACGTATTCCCGAACTGGCCAAAGGGCTAGGTCGTGGTATCCGTGAGTTTAAAGATGCTACTAAAGAAATTAAGGACGAAATTGAAGAAGGAAGCCGAACCACCACTACCAAGTCGTAA